A window of the Oscillospiraceae bacterium NTUH-002-81 genome harbors these coding sequences:
- the yqeK gene encoding bis(5'-nucleosyl)-tetraphosphatase (symmetrical) YqeK, translating into MSEAYDLKKIKKKLKNELDESRYEHTIGVMDTAACLAMRYGADLTQALVAGLLHDCAKCIPNDKKLKLCKKNGIEVTPFEEKAPFLLHAKLGAWMAEHEYHVSDPAILSAIACHTTGKPDMSLLDKIVFIADYIEPGRNKAPGLPEIRRLSFTDIDQALIRILSDTLDYLASSNDPIDPATQNVLDYYLRREQAS; encoded by the coding sequence ATGAGTGAAGCCTATGATCTGAAAAAGATAAAAAAGAAACTGAAAAACGAGCTGGACGAATCCAGATATGAGCATACCATCGGCGTTATGGACACTGCGGCCTGCCTCGCCATGCGATACGGTGCAGACCTGACCCAGGCACTGGTTGCAGGCCTGCTTCATGACTGTGCGAAATGCATTCCCAACGACAAGAAACTCAAGCTGTGCAAAAAGAACGGGATCGAAGTAACGCCCTTCGAGGAGAAGGCGCCGTTCCTGCTTCATGCCAAGCTTGGCGCCTGGATGGCAGAACATGAGTACCATGTATCAGACCCGGCCATTTTAAGCGCCATTGCGTGTCACACCACCGGAAAACCGGACATGTCCCTGCTGGATAAAATTGTTTTTATCGCGGATTACATTGAACCGGGACGGAACAAGGCGCCGGGACTTCCCGAGATACGCCGGCTTTCCTTTACAGACATTGACCAGGCACTGATCCGGATCCTGTCAGACACACTGGATTATCTGGCTTCCAGCAATGATCCTATTGACCCCGCCACCCAGAACGTACTGGACTATTATTTACGGAGGGAACAAGCATCATGA
- the nadD gene encoding nicotinate (nicotinamide) nucleotide adenylyltransferase, translating into MEQTVKTMTASPCGFQKIGVFGGSYNPVHCGHLQIAEAAREQFGLDQVWFVPAWIQPFKQGMQVVSASHRRQMLELALEPYPDFRICDYELEKKGISYTCDTIQALKAAMPDTHLYFIMGADSLDTFGTWYHPEKICACASILAAVRHRPGKSDELQRQADILWQSLGADIHFLQTPFYNISSTQIRQMDPKALAGQHLVPRSVLQYICDHHLYEEGVQANE; encoded by the coding sequence ATGGAACAGACAGTGAAAACAATGACCGCATCTCCGTGTGGCTTTCAGAAAATCGGTGTATTCGGCGGCAGCTATAACCCGGTGCACTGCGGACATCTGCAGATTGCCGAGGCTGCCAGAGAGCAGTTTGGTCTGGATCAGGTCTGGTTCGTTCCTGCCTGGATCCAGCCATTCAAGCAGGGCATGCAGGTGGTCAGCGCCAGTCATCGCCGACAGATGCTGGAATTGGCACTGGAACCTTACCCTGATTTTCGGATCTGTGACTATGAGCTGGAGAAAAAAGGCATCAGCTATACGTGTGATACCATCCAGGCGCTGAAAGCAGCCATGCCGGACACCCATCTGTATTTCATTATGGGCGCGGACTCTCTGGATACCTTCGGTACCTGGTACCACCCGGAGAAAATCTGTGCCTGTGCCTCCATTCTCGCCGCTGTCCGGCACCGGCCGGGCAAAAGCGACGAACTGCAGCGGCAGGCAGATATCCTGTGGCAATCGCTGGGTGCGGATATCCATTTCCTGCAGACACCTTTTTACAATATTTCTTCCACACAGATCCGGCAAATGGATCCGAAGGCACTGGCCGGGCAGCATCTCGTTCCCAGGAGCGTACTTCAATATATATGCGACCACCATTTATACGAAGAAGGAGTACAGGCAAATGAGTGA
- the yhbY gene encoding ribosome assembly RNA-binding protein YhbY yields MTSKQRAYLKGLAMTMEPIFQIGKSSLTPENTQAISEALAARELIKISVLNNCMDDPRELAQMVAERTHAQVVQVIGKKIVLYREGKDEKKKIVLP; encoded by the coding sequence ATGACAAGCAAACAGAGAGCTTATTTAAAAGGGCTTGCAATGACCATGGAACCCATCTTTCAGATCGGGAAATCCAGCCTGACACCGGAAAACACCCAGGCCATTTCCGAGGCACTGGCGGCCCGGGAGCTAATCAAGATCAGTGTGCTGAACAACTGCATGGATGATCCGAGAGAGCTGGCCCAGATGGTGGCAGAACGCACCCATGCACAGGTTGTACAGGTCATCGGTAAGAAAATTGTGCTGTACCGGGAAGGAAAGGACGAGAAAAAGAAGATCGTTCTTCCCTGA
- the obgE gene encoding GTPase ObgE produces MFADRAKIYIRSGKGGDGHVSFRRELYVPNGGPDGGDGGRGGDVIFEVDEGLNTLYDYRHKTKYSAQNGEEGGKRRCHGKDGEDIILKVPEGTIIREEASGKVVADMSGDNRRQIILKGGKGGLGNQHFATATMQVPKYAQPGQPAQELNVTLELKVIADVGLVGFPNVGKSTLLSRVTNARPKIANYHFTTLNPNLGVVDLKGSKGFVIADIPGLIEGASEGVGLGHEFLRHIERTKVLIHMVDAASTEGRDPVDDIYKINAELGAYNPDIAARPQVIAANKIDALYEGEAETLDRLKAEFEPKGIRVFPISAVSGKGLDELLYHVRTMLDQLDDTPVTFAQEYFPEEMLAVEDLPYTVGRDEEDEHVFVVEGPKIEKMLGYTNLDSEKGFRFFQNFLKNTGILEELEAAGIQEGDTVRMYGLEFDYYK; encoded by the coding sequence ATGTTTGCTGACAGAGCAAAAATTTACATCCGTTCCGGCAAAGGCGGAGATGGACATGTAAGCTTTCGCAGAGAGCTCTATGTACCAAACGGCGGCCCGGACGGCGGAGACGGCGGCCGCGGCGGAGATGTCATCTTTGAGGTGGATGAAGGACTGAACACGCTGTATGACTACCGACACAAGACCAAATACAGTGCCCAAAACGGGGAAGAAGGCGGCAAGAGACGCTGTCACGGTAAAGACGGGGAAGACATCATTTTAAAAGTACCGGAGGGAACCATCATCCGGGAAGAGGCAAGCGGCAAGGTGGTTGCGGACATGTCCGGCGATAACCGGCGCCAGATCATCCTGAAGGGCGGAAAAGGCGGTCTGGGCAATCAGCATTTTGCCACAGCCACCATGCAGGTACCCAAGTATGCACAGCCCGGCCAGCCGGCCCAGGAGCTGAACGTGACACTGGAGCTGAAGGTCATCGCGGATGTGGGCCTGGTGGGCTTCCCGAACGTCGGAAAATCCACCCTGCTTTCCCGGGTAACAAACGCCCGTCCAAAGATTGCCAATTACCATTTCACGACCCTGAATCCCAATCTGGGCGTGGTAGACCTGAAAGGTTCCAAAGGGTTTGTCATCGCGGACATTCCCGGCCTGATCGAGGGCGCATCTGAGGGTGTCGGCCTGGGCCATGAGTTTCTCCGCCACATTGAGCGGACAAAGGTGCTCATCCATATGGTAGATGCCGCATCCACCGAGGGACGGGATCCCGTGGATGATATTTACAAGATCAACGCAGAGCTGGGAGCTTACAATCCGGATATTGCCGCACGGCCCCAGGTCATTGCCGCCAATAAGATCGATGCCCTTTACGAGGGCGAGGCGGAGACGCTGGATCGCCTGAAAGCGGAATTTGAGCCCAAGGGCATCCGGGTATTTCCGATTTCCGCAGTGAGCGGCAAGGGACTGGACGAGCTTCTCTACCATGTACGCACCATGCTGGATCAGCTGGACGATACGCCGGTAACCTTTGCTCAGGAATATTTCCCCGAGGAGATGCTGGCTGTGGAGGATCTTCCGTATACGGTTGGCCGGGATGAAGAGGACGAGCATGTCTTCGTTGTGGAAGGCCCCAAGATTGAGAAAATGCTGGGTTACACCAATCTGGATTCCGAGAAGGGCTTCCGTTTCTTCCAGAATTTCCTGAAAAATACCGGTATCCTGGAGGAACTGGAGGCAGCCGGTATTCAGGAGGGTGACACCGTCAGAATGTACGGACTGGAATTTGATTATTACAAATAA
- the rpmA gene encoding 50S ribosomal protein L27, which produces MLNMNLQFFAHKKGVGSTKNGRDSESKRLGAKRADGQFVKAGNILYRQRGTKIHPGVNVGRGGDDTLFALVDGVVKFERKGRDKKQVSIYPVAE; this is translated from the coding sequence ATGTTAAATATGAACCTTCAGTTTTTCGCTCACAAAAAAGGAGTTGGTTCTACTAAGAACGGCAGAGATTCCGAGTCCAAGAGACTGGGAGCGAAAAGAGCAGACGGACAGTTTGTAAAAGCAGGCAATATCCTTTACAGACAGCGCGGAACAAAGATCCATCCCGGCGTGAACGTTGGCCGCGGCGGCGATGATACTTTATTCGCACTGGTTGACGGTGTTGTAAAATTCGAGAGAAAAGGCAGAGATAAGAAACAGGTTTCTATCTACCCGGTAGCTGAATAA
- a CDS encoding ribosomal-processing cysteine protease Prp — protein MIRATVYRRTADQSFKGLRILGHAGYEQYGKDIVCAGVSVLVVNLVNAIEQLTDDPIVVQTDEAQGLIEFKFCQQAGHDATLLMQACIMGLEAIQQEHSDYIRLLFKEV, from the coding sequence ATGATTCGGGCAACAGTTTACAGACGGACTGCGGATCAGTCCTTCAAGGGTCTTCGGATTCTTGGACATGCAGGATATGAACAGTACGGCAAAGACATCGTCTGCGCCGGGGTATCCGTATTGGTAGTGAATCTTGTGAATGCCATCGAGCAGCTGACGGATGATCCGATCGTTGTTCAGACAGATGAGGCACAGGGCTTGATCGAATTTAAGTTCTGTCAACAGGCGGGGCATGATGCCACATTACTGATGCAGGCATGTATTATGGGGCTGGAAGCAATCCAGCAGGAACACAGTGATTATATTCGACTTCTATTCAAGGAGGTGTAG
- the rplU gene encoding 50S ribosomal protein L21, translating to MYAIIATGGKQYKVAEGDIIKVEKLGAEAGETYTFDQVLAVSNDGLKVGADVANATVTASVVANGKAKKVIVYKYKRKSGYHKKNGHRQQYTQVKIEKINA from the coding sequence ATGTACGCAATTATTGCAACAGGTGGTAAACAGTACAAAGTAGCGGAAGGCGATATCATTAAAGTTGAGAAGCTCGGTGCAGAGGCTGGCGAGACATACACCTTTGACCAGGTTCTTGCAGTAAGCAATGACGGACTGAAAGTCGGCGCTGACGTAGCAAACGCAACCGTTACCGCATCAGTCGTTGCAAACGGTAAGGCAAAGAAAGTTATCGTTTACAAGTACAAGAGAAAATCTGGATATCACAAGAAGAACGGTCACAGACAGCAGTACACACAGGTGAAGATCGAAAAGATCAACGCTTAA
- a CDS encoding ribonuclease E/G: MKINLEAAKEAARQLRLRNISGMILIDFIDMKKREHTAQVAEALRACLREDPVKADFVDFTKLGLAELTRKKEARPLVEQLRKTNA, from the coding sequence CTGAAAATTAATCTGGAAGCGGCAAAGGAAGCGGCCCGACAACTGCGGCTGCGCAACATTTCCGGCATGATCCTCATAGATTTTATCGATATGAAGAAACGCGAACATACGGCCCAGGTGGCGGAGGCTTTACGCGCCTGCCTGCGGGAGGATCCCGTTAAGGCTGATTTCGTGGATTTCACAAAGCTGGGGCTGGCGGAGCTGACGAGAAAGAAAGAGGCACGGCCACTGGTGGAGCAACTCCGGAAAACGAATGCATGA
- a CDS encoding ribonuclease E/G, giving the protein MSQWIASRMPEYPGKIIAMRIQEQKADQITVQDEEETSLLGRIYIGKIKNIASNLAAAFVEIADGQLCYVPLSELPAESFPDPVAAARKKPCAGDEVIVQISKEALKTKLPGGTGNLSLTGTYVVLTSGKRMLGLSGKLSPARKEALKEQLADLVTDSYGFIIRTNAQQASEDVIRQEAAALAASYEKIRKIAGSRTCFSCLYRPAGPLLKSIQGAGLSRLTEIVTDVPSVYEEIQAFLIQNGLDSQITLRRYDDPQLPLPKLYSFSSVLGESLRERVWLKSGGYLVIQPTEALTVIDVNTGKYDGKKKAGGGFPEN; this is encoded by the coding sequence ATGAGCCAGTGGATTGCTTCCCGTATGCCGGAATATCCAGGAAAGATCATTGCCATGCGCATACAGGAACAAAAGGCAGATCAGATTACGGTGCAGGATGAGGAAGAAACTTCCCTACTTGGCCGGATCTACATCGGAAAAATCAAAAATATCGCATCCAATCTGGCGGCTGCCTTCGTGGAGATCGCAGACGGTCAGCTGTGCTATGTGCCGCTCTCGGAGCTCCCTGCAGAGAGTTTCCCCGATCCGGTGGCTGCCGCCAGGAAAAAGCCCTGTGCCGGGGATGAGGTGATCGTCCAGATTTCGAAGGAAGCGCTGAAGACCAAGCTTCCGGGCGGTACCGGCAACCTGTCTCTGACCGGCACGTATGTGGTACTGACCTCTGGAAAACGCATGCTTGGTCTGTCCGGCAAGCTTTCTCCCGCCAGAAAAGAGGCGCTGAAGGAGCAGCTGGCAGATCTGGTCACCGATTCCTATGGCTTTATCATCCGCACCAATGCCCAGCAGGCATCTGAGGACGTGATCCGCCAGGAAGCAGCGGCACTGGCAGCATCCTATGAGAAGATCCGAAAGATCGCAGGCAGCCGTACCTGTTTTTCCTGCCTGTACCGTCCGGCCGGGCCGCTCCTCAAAAGCATCCAGGGCGCCGGTCTTTCCCGCCTGACGGAGATCGTCACCGATGTACCTTCGGTGTATGAAGAAATCCAGGCTTTTCTGATACAGAACGGTCTGGACAGCCAGATCACGCTGCGCCGTTATGACGATCCGCAGCTGCCGCTTCCCAAGCTGTATTCTTTTTCCTCCGTTCTCGGAGAATCCCTCAGAGAGCGGGTGTGGTTAAAGTCCGGCGGCTATCTGGTCATTCAGCCTACGGAGGCACTGACGGTCATCGATGTGAACACCGGCAAATACGACGGCAAAAAAAAAGCCGGAGGAGGCTTTCCTGAAAATTAA
- a CDS encoding TIGR03936 family radical SAM-associated protein, whose translation MNIRVRFSKYGFLKFIGHLDVMRYFQKAIRRADIDILYSEGYSPHQIMSFASPLGLGITSEGEYMDIAVGQTDSSVESIRRLNAQMAEGIEILSYRQLPEKSTNAMASVAAADYVVDFREEYRPEGDWQQDFLAFCGNPAILYEKETKKGSREIDLRPHIHRLSEQDGKIILRLTAGSVENIKPEFLMDVFFKSQGKELSPYALQLHRLDLLANDETDENLPPRFRSLEDYGTDIL comes from the coding sequence TTGAACATTAGAGTACGTTTTTCCAAATATGGATTTTTAAAATTTATCGGCCACCTGGATGTGATGCGCTATTTCCAGAAGGCCATCCGTCGGGCGGATATTGATATTCTTTATTCAGAAGGGTACAGCCCGCATCAGATCATGTCCTTCGCTTCTCCGCTGGGGCTTGGCATTACCAGCGAAGGCGAGTATATGGACATTGCGGTGGGGCAGACCGATTCCTCTGTGGAAAGCATCCGCCGTCTGAATGCCCAGATGGCGGAAGGCATCGAGATTCTCAGCTACCGGCAGCTGCCGGAGAAGAGCACCAATGCCATGGCCAGTGTGGCAGCAGCGGATTATGTTGTGGATTTCCGGGAGGAATACCGGCCGGAGGGAGACTGGCAGCAGGATTTTCTGGCGTTTTGCGGCAATCCTGCCATTCTCTATGAGAAAGAGACAAAGAAGGGCAGCAGAGAAATCGATCTGCGGCCACATATACACCGACTGTCAGAGCAAGATGGCAAGATCATACTACGACTGACGGCAGGAAGCGTGGAGAATATCAAGCCGGAATTCCTGATGGACGTTTTTTTCAAAAGTCAGGGAAAAGAACTGTCCCCTTATGCACTGCAGCTGCACCGGCTGGATCTGCTGGCCAACGATGAGACTGACGAGAACCTGCCGCCCCGTTTCCGTTCCCTGGAAGACTACGGGACAGATATTTTATAA
- a CDS encoding phosphatase PAP2 family protein, with protein sequence MELKILDWIQALHNPVTDVLFVWITRLGNVGMIWILLAAVLLLRRKTRKTGDILAAALVVDVLLCNGLLKHLFHRVRPCDVNTAVSLLVSRPTDYSFPSGHTAASFAAVAALYLAGARRLWKPALVLGMLIAFSRLYLYVHYPSDILGGVLVGLFAGWVGSRIAAKLLKCSPALARMCAPERPDGKEGRK encoded by the coding sequence ATGGAATTAAAAATACTGGACTGGATACAAGCGCTTCATAATCCGGTTACGGATGTGCTGTTCGTCTGGATCACCCGCCTGGGAAATGTCGGCATGATCTGGATCCTTCTGGCAGCCGTCCTGCTCTTACGGCGCAAAACGCGGAAAACCGGCGATATCCTGGCGGCAGCCCTGGTGGTGGATGTCCTTTTGTGCAATGGGCTGTTAAAACATCTGTTTCACCGGGTCCGCCCCTGTGACGTCAACACGGCGGTATCGCTGCTCGTTTCCCGGCCCACGGATTATTCCTTCCCCTCCGGGCATACGGCAGCCTCCTTTGCCGCAGTGGCAGCCCTGTACCTGGCAGGCGCACGCCGCCTGTGGAAGCCCGCCCTGGTGCTGGGAATGCTCATTGCTTTTTCCAGGCTGTATCTGTACGTCCATTACCCGTCGGATATCCTGGGCGGGGTGCTCGTCGGTCTCTTTGCCGGATGGGTAGGCAGCCGGATCGCGGCAAAGCTGCTGAAATGCTCCCCGGCGCTTGCCCGCATGTGTGCCCCAGAAAGACCTGACGGAAAAGAGGGCAGAAAATGA
- a CDS encoding DUF368 domain-containing protein: protein MLKEGFHGFCMALAVLILSSLFESHIYVVSSLFIGFIAGSIPLILTDERPAFRQMRKGLPFGLIGILLVVGITWLNSQSPTAAVDLGTFSLPLAIRLFFTGMIAISAMFLPGISDSTLLLILGAYLPVITAIKGLLSLQLIRDKKEKRKENTHGIKNTGLDTSAS, encoded by the coding sequence ATGCTAAAAGAAGGATTTCATGGGTTCTGCATGGCGCTGGCAGTGCTCATTCTTTCCTCCCTTTTTGAGAGCCACATTTATGTGGTCAGTTCCCTGTTCATCGGCTTTATCGCCGGTTCCATTCCGCTGATCCTGACAGATGAGCGCCCGGCATTCCGGCAGATGCGAAAAGGACTGCCCTTTGGACTGATCGGGATCCTTCTGGTGGTAGGTATCACCTGGCTCAACAGCCAGTCGCCGACGGCAGCCGTTGATCTGGGAACCTTTTCCCTTCCGCTGGCGATCCGGTTGTTTTTCACCGGTATGATCGCCATTTCGGCTATGTTCCTGCCGGGCATCTCCGATTCCACCCTGTTACTGATCCTGGGCGCGTATCTGCCGGTGATCACAGCCATCAAGGGACTACTTTCCCTGCAGCTGATCCGGGACAAGAAAGAGAAGAGAAAGGAAAATACTCATGGAATTAAAAATACTGGACTGGATACAAGCGCTTCATAA
- a CDS encoding ABC transporter substrate-binding protein translates to MKKRQITALFLAGVLAVSSLTACGSSDSASSDGSTADAATSGDTLKIGLVAPISGDNGQYGTSQKQGYELAIKEINEAGGVNGKMLELETYDDQGDAQKAAAGAQKFADDDSILAVGGSCLSSCTLAMVPIIDDAGLPDLVVSSSSPSLTGSSDYFFRMSVQDAAVGPQIADVILKKGLKNVVVLYPDNDYGINLNENLTKYGAEQGLNIMQSIPYLTTDQDYTAILTTVKTLQPEAIALCGTTTDTGLLVKQIQQLGIDALLVGGTGGYNAKTVEIAGSASEGFLCVGVYVASNPDEKVQTLVEKYNAAYGEIPDGFAALSYDQMYVIADAAKAAMDANDGTVTRETLKDALKAINYDGVTGTVTFNDVNDWERPYLTLKVENGEFVLDE, encoded by the coding sequence ATGAAAAAAAGACAGATCACAGCATTATTCCTGGCAGGTGTGCTTGCAGTCTCTTCCCTGACTGCCTGTGGTTCTTCGGACAGCGCGTCATCCGACGGCAGTACGGCAGATGCGGCCACGTCGGGAGATACCCTGAAAATTGGTCTGGTGGCCCCCATTTCCGGTGACAACGGCCAGTACGGAACGAGCCAGAAGCAGGGCTATGAGCTGGCCATCAAGGAGATCAATGAGGCCGGCGGCGTAAACGGCAAGATGCTGGAGCTGGAAACCTATGACGACCAGGGCGATGCCCAGAAGGCAGCAGCCGGAGCCCAAAAGTTTGCCGATGATGACAGCATTCTTGCTGTTGGCGGTTCCTGTCTTTCTTCCTGCACGCTGGCCATGGTGCCCATCATCGATGACGCCGGGCTTCCCGATCTGGTTGTCAGCTCCAGTTCCCCCAGCCTGACCGGTTCCAGCGATTACTTTTTCCGCATGTCCGTACAGGATGCGGCTGTCGGCCCGCAGATCGCAGATGTGATTCTGAAGAAAGGTCTGAAAAACGTGGTTGTCCTGTATCCGGACAATGATTACGGCATCAACTTAAATGAAAACCTGACCAAATACGGCGCAGAGCAGGGGCTCAATATCATGCAGAGCATCCCGTATCTGACCACGGACCAGGACTACACCGCCATCCTGACAACGGTAAAAACCCTGCAGCCGGAGGCCATCGCCCTGTGCGGCACGACAACAGACACCGGACTTCTTGTGAAACAGATCCAGCAGCTGGGCATTGATGCTCTTCTGGTAGGAGGTACCGGTGGTTACAATGCCAAGACCGTGGAGATCGCGGGCTCCGCATCGGAAGGCTTCCTCTGTGTCGGCGTGTATGTGGCATCCAACCCGGATGAGAAGGTGCAGACGCTGGTAGAGAAGTACAATGCCGCTTACGGTGAGATCCCGGACGGCTTCGCAGCCCTTTCTTATGACCAGATGTACGTCATCGCAGACGCCGCAAAAGCTGCCATGGATGCCAACGACGGAACCGTTACCCGGGAAACGCTGAAGGATGCGCTGAAAGCCATCAACTATGATGGTGTGACAGGAACGGTAACCTTCAACGATGTGAATGACTGGGAGCGTCCGTACCTGACATTGAAAGTAGAGAACGGGGAATTTGTTCTCGATGAATGA
- a CDS encoding small multi-drug export protein, whose protein sequence is MLRKYLWIFFISMVPLIELRGAIPYAKFMNMPMLNAYIVAIIGNMIPVPFIYFFARKVLEWGSDKPVIGGFFTWCMQKGEKGGQKLQASAGKGLFVALLLFVGIPLPGTGAWTGTLAASLLDMDFKSSVIAVMGGVLLAGIIMWFASAGAFGALGAILG, encoded by the coding sequence ATGCTGCGCAAATATCTGTGGATTTTTTTCATCTCAATGGTTCCGCTCATCGAGCTTCGAGGGGCAATCCCCTATGCGAAGTTCATGAATATGCCCATGCTGAACGCCTATATCGTGGCCATCATCGGCAACATGATCCCGGTGCCTTTTATTTACTTTTTCGCAAGAAAGGTGCTGGAATGGGGTTCTGACAAGCCCGTGATCGGCGGCTTTTTCACCTGGTGTATGCAGAAAGGAGAGAAGGGCGGCCAGAAGCTGCAGGCTTCCGCAGGCAAAGGCTTATTCGTGGCGCTGCTCTTATTCGTGGGCATTCCGCTGCCGGGTACAGGTGCCTGGACGGGAACGCTGGCGGCCAGTCTGCTGGATATGGATTTCAAATCCAGCGTCATTGCCGTTATGGGCGGTGTGCTGCTGGCAGGCATCATCATGTGGTTTGCCAGTGCCGGTGCCTTCGGGGCGCTTGGGGCAATTTTAGGATAA
- the hisIE gene encoding bifunctional phosphoribosyl-AMP cyclohydrolase/phosphoribosyl-ATP diphosphatase HisIE: MDKKRIFAQLSLHTERELSAQAAEYFANNGADGLLLEDSYTSDAEHDHNIGSIKQIVRTVDVPVYVYGGIRRLEDVKKYLYAGAAKAVLDLNRESNRELLTEASARFGREKIAVYVSAEALEELTSEQLEAAASLLICSAEETDTLTDAVSLPVLAVLESREPKDYMALLEKETVCGVTGSLLSEKTADLYGFKDACRKADIPMYALHSAYTWADFKTNSDGMVPVVVQDYRSGEVLMVAYMNEEAYNHTIATGKMTYWSRSRNELWVKGDTSGHYQYVKSLTLDCDMDTILAKVHQIGAACHTGSYSCFFNEAAKAEGQSGHNPLKVLEEVYATITDRKEHPKEGSYTNYLFDKGIDKILKKVGEEATEIVIAAKNPDPEEIKYEISDFLYHVSVLMVERGVTWDDITRELAQR; encoded by the coding sequence ATGGATAAAAAACGAATTTTTGCGCAGCTTTCCCTGCACACGGAAAGGGAACTTTCGGCGCAGGCAGCGGAATATTTCGCCAACAACGGAGCTGACGGCCTGCTTTTGGAGGACAGCTATACGTCTGATGCAGAGCATGACCACAACATCGGCAGCATCAAACAGATCGTCCGCACCGTGGATGTGCCCGTCTATGTCTATGGCGGTATCCGCCGGCTGGAGGACGTGAAAAAATACCTGTATGCCGGTGCGGCGAAGGCGGTGCTGGATCTGAACCGGGAGAGCAACCGGGAGCTTCTGACAGAGGCCTCCGCCCGTTTCGGCAGAGAGAAAATTGCGGTCTATGTATCCGCAGAAGCGCTGGAGGAGCTCACATCCGAGCAGCTGGAAGCGGCTGCATCCCTGCTGATCTGCAGCGCAGAGGAAACAGACACCCTGACAGATGCAGTATCCCTGCCGGTACTGGCCGTTCTGGAATCCCGGGAACCGAAGGACTACATGGCGCTGTTGGAAAAAGAAACGGTATGCGGAGTGACGGGTTCCCTGCTCAGTGAGAAAACGGCGGATCTCTATGGCTTCAAGGATGCCTGCAGAAAGGCAGATATTCCCATGTATGCGCTGCATTCTGCCTATACCTGGGCGGATTTCAAGACCAATTCTGACGGCATGGTGCCGGTGGTGGTACAGGATTACCGCTCCGGGGAAGTTTTGATGGTTGCCTATATGAACGAAGAGGCGTATAATCATACCATTGCTACCGGAAAAATGACCTACTGGAGCCGCAGCCGGAACGAGCTGTGGGTGAAGGGCGATACCAGCGGCCACTATCAGTATGTGAAGTCTCTGACGCTGGACTGCGATATGGATACGATCCTGGCAAAGGTACACCAGATCGGTGCAGCCTGCCATACAGGAAGCTATTCCTGCTTTTTCAATGAAGCAGCGAAGGCGGAAGGCCAGAGCGGACACAATCCGCTGAAGGTACTGGAAGAAGTGTACGCTACCATCACGGACCGCAAGGAACACCCGAAGGAAGGATCTTATACGAACTACCTGTTCGACAAGGGCATTGACAAGATCCTGAAAAAAGTAGGAGAAGAGGCAACAGAGATTGTCATTGCCGCCAAGAATCCGGATCCCGAGGAGATCAAGTACGAGATTTCCGATTTTCTGTATCATGTCAGCGTGCTCATGGTGGAGCGCGGCGTGACATGGGACGATATCACCCGGGAGCTGGCGCAGAGATAG